The region CTCGTAAAGGCGGAAGTGGTCCAGTTCCAAGCCGACGAGGCGCATGCCCGGAGTATAGCACACCGGGCGGTGGAGGCCCGACCGTGTAATGCGCTATAATTCACCGGAGACATGACCTCGTTTTCCGGCGGTGAACCAACCAAAGGCGGGTGAGCATGACGCCGCGGATCTCTTTCTACACCGAGGGGCGCTGGTCCGAGTACCACCCCTTCCCCTACCTCGACGTGATCGAGCTGGCCGACGGCTACCTGGTCCAGGTGGAGCTCGCCGGGGTGGACCCCGCGGCGGTCAACGTGAGGGTGGTGGGCGACGCCCTGGTCATCGAGGGCTCGAGGACCCCCGGCTACCCGCCTGGGGCGCAGAAGGTCCTCCGCATGGAGCTCGTTTACGGCCGGTTCCACCGCGAGCTGTTGATGCCCTTCGACGCGGACCCAACCCGGATAACCGCCCAGTGGACCAAGGGGATGCTATCGGTCATGGTTCCGCGGCAGACCGAGAGTTTCAAAATAGACATCGAGGTGGAGGATTGACCCGGTCGCCCGGCCGGTCCGGGGGACGAACGGTTTTCATCCTTAAAAGGACTTAGGTGATGGCGCGAGAAAGGTTTAAAAGCTCCGAGGGGGACGTTCAGCTCGAGCCGGGTGAGGAGAAGGTTTTCCCGGTTCTCCCCCTGACGAACCTGGTCTGCTTCCCCTACATGCTCCTGCCCATCGGGGTGGAGGGCGCCCGGGACACGAGGCTGGTGGACCGGGTGATGCTGGGCGACCGTCTCGTCACCCTCTTCACCGTCAAGAATCCCAAAACGGGGGAGCTTTTCAAGGTCGGCGTACTGGCCATCATCCTGAAGATGCTCCGCATGCCCGACGACTCCATGCGGCTGATGGTCCAGGGGGTGCAGCGGATCAGACGGGGCGAGGTGCTCACCGACGGGGAGTTTCTCCGGGCGAAGGTCGCGCCCCTGGAGGAGCGGGAACCGGACACGGTCAGGGTCAAGGCGCTGCGGTCGAGCATCCTGGACGTTTTCGGTAACCTGGTGAAGCTCTCGGGGCGCGCGGAGGAGCTCACGGTGGCCGCCCTCAACCTCGAGGAAAACTCCCGCCTGGCCGACTTCGTCGCCACCAATCTCAACCTCGAGGTCCCGGAACGGCAGGGCATCCTCGCCACCCCCAACGTGGAGAAGCGCCTGGACGCCGTCTTGAAGCAGGCGGGCAGGGAGCTGGAGGTGCTCCGCATCGGCCAGTCCATCCAGCAGGAAATCTCCGAGGAGATGACCAAGGCGCAGCGCGAGTTTTACCTGCGCCAGCAGCTACAGGCCATCCAGCGCGAGCTGGGCGAGGGGGAGGAATCGTCCGTCGAGCTGGACGAGCTCGCCGAACGTATCACCGCCAAGGCCTGGCCCGAGGAGATACGGACGAAGGCCGAGCGTGAGCTCGGGCGGCTGCGCCAGATGAGCGCCGGCTCGGCGGAGTACGTCGTTTCCCACACTTATCTGACCTGGCTCCTGGACCTGCCCTGGGGCCACTACTCCCAGGACAAGCTGGAAGTGAAGCGGGCCGCCCGCATCCTCGACGAGGACCACTACGGCCTCGTCCAGATAAAGGACCGCATCCTGGAGTTCCTGGCGGTGCGGAGCCTGGTCCCCGACGGGAAGGGGCCTATCCTGTGCCTGGTCGGTCCCCCGGGGACGGGAAAGACCTCCCTGGGCCGCAGCATCGCCCGGGCGCTCTCACGGGAGTTCGTGCGCGTCTCCCTGGGCGGCGTCCACGACGAGGCCGAGATTCGGGGCCACCGCCGGACCTACGTCGGCGCCCTCCCGGGCCGGATCATCCAGGGGATAAAGACCGCCGGCACCTCCAATCCCGTCTTCATGCTCGACGAGGTGGACAAGCTGGCCAGCGACTTCCGCGGCGACCCCAGCTCGGCGCTCCTGGAGGTCCTCGACCCCGAGCAGAACTGGAGTTTTCGGGACAACTACATCGAGGAGGCCTACGACCTGTCCAAGGTGTTTTTCATCACCACGGCCAACACCGCCACCACCATCCCGCGGCCGCTTTTGGACCGGATGGAGACCCTGAACCTCGCCGGGTACACCCTCGAGGAGAAGGTGCAGATTGCCCGGCGCTACCTGCTGCCGCGTCAGCTCGAGTCCAACGGCCTGACGAGGAAAAAACTCTCCATCCCCGCGGGGACCTTGCGCGTCATCGCCGACCGCTACACCCGCGAGGCCGGCGTGCGCAACCTGGAGCGCGCCATCGGAGGCGTCTGCCGCAAGGTGGCCCGGAAGGTGGCCACCGGAGAGGAGAGCGGGAAGGTCACCGTCAAGGTCACAGACCTGGTGGATTACCTCGGTTCCACCGTTTTCGAGCGCGAGCGGCGGAAGCGGACCGACATGGTGGGAGTGGCCACGGGGCTCGTCTGGACGCCCTTCGGCGGCGACATCATCTTCATCGAGGCGGCCCGGATGGAGGGCAAGGGCGGTCTGGTGCTCACCGGCCAGCTCGGCGAGGTGATGCAGGAGAGCGCCCGGATCGCGGTCAGCTTCGTCCGCAGCCGGGCGAAGCGGTTCAAGATTCCCCCCGACTTCAACGCCGACTCCGACATCCACATCCACGTGCCGGCGGGCGCCGTGCCCAAGGACGGTCCCTCGGCCGGGGTGACGATGGCCACGGCGCTGGTGAGCCTCCTCTCCGGACGACCGGTCAAAAACGACCTGGCGATGACCGGGGAACTGAGCCTGCGGGGCGACGTGCTCCCCGTGGGCGGGCTGAAGGAGAAGCTGCTGGCCGCGCGGCGGGCCGGGATCAAAACCGTCGTCCTCCCCGAGAGAAACCGGACGATGGTCCAGGACGCCTTCCGGGACGAGCCGACCGAGACCCTGGAGGGCCTGGAGCTACTCTACGTCAGCCGCGCCGAGGAGGCGGTGAGACTGGCGCTGGAGAGCCCGGGTTAGTCCCCTCACATTTATTATCTTGGGCGGGACCGATCCCGCCTTTTTTGCGGGCTGTGATAACATCGGGGCGATTTACGTCGTCCGGGTCGGCCTTCCGGCGACGTTCTGAACGGGACGAGGCCATGCCCTTCTGGCTGAATATCCTCGTTGGCTTCGCCGCCCTGGTGGTGGGCGCTGACCTCCTGGTCCGGGGCTCGTCTAAAATCGCCGCCGGATTCGGTGTGCCGCCCGTGGTCATCGGGCTGACACTGGTGGCCTACGGGACGTCGGCGCCGGAGTTCGCCGTCAGCACCGCGGCCTCCCTCAGGGGCGCGGGAGCCATCGCCCTGGGCAACGTCACCGGCTCCAACATCGCCAACATCGGGTTGATCCTGGGCCTGGCGTCCCTGGTGCGTCCCCTGGAGGTGGAAAGCACCCTCGTTAAACGTGAGGCGCCGCTGCTGATTCTCCTGTCACTCGGCGTCCCCCTCCTCTTTCTCGGGGGAGTCCTGGAGCGGTGGGCGGGGATACTGCTCTTCGCCGGCGGGATCGGGTTCACCTGGTGGAGCCTGGCCTCCGCCCGCTCGGGCGCCGACCGACCGGTCCGGGAGAAACTCGTCGCGCGGGACTGGCTTTTGAACCTGCTTTTCGTGGGAGCCGGGTTGGCGGGTCTGTTTTTCGGTGGTCGGTGGCTGGTCTCCGGGGCGGTGGAGATGGCGGGGCGCCTGGGCGTCAGCGAGCGGGTGATAGGTCTGACCATCGTCGCCGTGGGGACCTCCCTGCCGGAGCTGGCCACCTCCATGGTGGCGGCGGTGAAGGGGGAGTCGGACATCGCCGTGGGCAACATCGTGGGCTCCAACATTTTCAACCTTCTGTTCGTGCTGGGCGGGGCGGCGACCCTGGCGCCCTTCGCCGCCGACGTCCGCTGGCCGGGCGTCTGGCCCGATTTTCTCGTCGCCCTGGTCTT is a window of bacterium DNA encoding:
- a CDS encoding calcium/sodium antiporter; this translates as MPFWLNILVGFAALVVGADLLVRGSSKIAAGFGVPPVVIGLTLVAYGTSAPEFAVSTAASLRGAGAIALGNVTGSNIANIGLILGLASLVRPLEVESTLVKREAPLLILLSLGVPLLFLGGVLERWAGILLFAGGIGFTWWSLASARSGADRPVREKLVARDWLLNLLFVGAGLAGLFFGGRWLVSGAVEMAGRLGVSERVIGLTIVAVGTSLPELATSMVAAVKGESDIAVGNIVGSNIFNLLFVLGGAATLAPFAADVRWPGVWPDFLVALVFAAILWPFARSGRRLERWEGGVLIALYAAFVAFTVLNG
- the lon gene encoding endopeptidase La, translated to MARERFKSSEGDVQLEPGEEKVFPVLPLTNLVCFPYMLLPIGVEGARDTRLVDRVMLGDRLVTLFTVKNPKTGELFKVGVLAIILKMLRMPDDSMRLMVQGVQRIRRGEVLTDGEFLRAKVAPLEEREPDTVRVKALRSSILDVFGNLVKLSGRAEELTVAALNLEENSRLADFVATNLNLEVPERQGILATPNVEKRLDAVLKQAGRELEVLRIGQSIQQEISEEMTKAQREFYLRQQLQAIQRELGEGEESSVELDELAERITAKAWPEEIRTKAERELGRLRQMSAGSAEYVVSHTYLTWLLDLPWGHYSQDKLEVKRAARILDEDHYGLVQIKDRILEFLAVRSLVPDGKGPILCLVGPPGTGKTSLGRSIARALSREFVRVSLGGVHDEAEIRGHRRTYVGALPGRIIQGIKTAGTSNPVFMLDEVDKLASDFRGDPSSALLEVLDPEQNWSFRDNYIEEAYDLSKVFFITTANTATTIPRPLLDRMETLNLAGYTLEEKVQIARRYLLPRQLESNGLTRKKLSIPAGTLRVIADRYTREAGVRNLERAIGGVCRKVARKVATGEESGKVTVKVTDLVDYLGSTVFERERRKRTDMVGVATGLVWTPFGGDIIFIEAARMEGKGGLVLTGQLGEVMQESARIAVSFVRSRAKRFKIPPDFNADSDIHIHVPAGAVPKDGPSAGVTMATALVSLLSGRPVKNDLAMTGELSLRGDVLPVGGLKEKLLAARRAGIKTVVLPERNRTMVQDAFRDEPTETLEGLELLYVSRAEEAVRLALESPG
- a CDS encoding Hsp20/alpha crystallin family protein; protein product: MTPRISFYTEGRWSEYHPFPYLDVIELADGYLVQVELAGVDPAAVNVRVVGDALVIEGSRTPGYPPGAQKVLRMELVYGRFHRELLMPFDADPTRITAQWTKGMLSVMVPRQTESFKIDIEVED